From the Pseudomonas sp. Teo4 genome, the window ACCTGCTGGCCTTCATCTGGTGCTTCGCCTGCCGCAGCGCCTGGCGCGCCTGGTTCGGTGTGCTGGTGCCAAGCCTGGTGCTGGGGTTGGTCAATGGGCTTTGCTACTGGATGAGCACCCCATGAAAGAAGGCTTCCGCCAGGCCATGGCCTGGTTGCACACCTGGACAGGCCTGATCTTTGGCTGGCTGCTGTTCGCGATTTTCCTCACCGGTACACTCTCGTACTTCAAGGAAGAGATCTCGCACTGGACTCGACCGGAAGTGCGTAGCCATGCGCTCGACCCCGTGGCCAGCCTGGGCCTGGCCCAGCGCTATCTGGAGGCCAACGCGGGCAATGCCGGCAACTGGATGATTCGCCTGCCCAACGAGCGCGAGGCAGGGCTGAGTGTGGGCTGGCGTGACCCCAATGCCGGTCGCCGTGGTTTCGCCAGCAAGACCCTCGATGCCCAGACCGGCCAGCCGGTCGAGGCCCGTGACAGCCGTGGCGGCGACTTCTTCTACCGCTTCCACTTCCAGCTGCAGATGCCTCATCCCTGGGGCCGCTGGCTGGCGACCTTCTGCGCCTTCATCATGCTGCTGGGCCTGGTCACCGGGATCATCACCCACAAGAAGATCTTCAAGGAGTTCTTCACCTTCCGCCCAGGCAAAGGCCAGCGTTCCTGGCTGGACGGGCACAATGCGATCGGCGTGCTGGTGCTGCCGTTCCACCTGATGATCAGCTACAGCAGCCTGGTGATCTTCATGTACATGGTGATGCCGGCCAGCATCCTGGCCAGCTATGGTGGCAACACCAACGGCTATTTCAATGACCTGTTCGGCCGTGACGATGTACCTGTCCTGGCCAATGCCGCTGCGCCTCTGGTGCCGTTGGAGAGCCTGTACGCCAAGGTCCAGGAGCAGGTGCCGGGCGCACGCATGGGCTACATCCAGGTACAGAACCCGGGTGACCGCAATGCCCGCGTCACCTTTGCCCAGGCTTCGGCCGACAGCGTGGCGTACAAGCGCAGCGCCAACTGGACGTTCGACGGCGCCACCGGCGAACTGCTGACCCAGGGCGAGCCGGAAACCACGGCGATGATGACCTCGTTCAGCTTCGTCGGCTTGCACATGGGCAATTTTGCGGGCCCGTGGTTGCGCTGGCTGTACTTCGTCTTCGGCGTGGCGGGCACGGCGGTGATCGGCACCGGCCTGGTGATGTGGCTGGGCAAGCGCCAGCTCAAACATGCCAAGAGCGTGCGCATGCCGGGCGAACTGCGCTTGGTCGAGGTGCTCAACATTGCCAGCATGAGCGGGTTGTTGCTGGGCGTGGCCGGGTTCTTCTGGGCCAACCGCCTGGTGCCAGCGGGCTTGGAGGGTCGGGCCGAATGGGAGGTCAACGCCTTCTTCCTGACCTGGGCGTTGTCGCTGGCGCATGCGACGCTGCGGCCTGGTCGTCGGGCCTGGGGTGAACAATTGGCGCTGGGCGCATTGGCCTTTGCCGCACTGCCGTTGCTCAACGGCCTGACCACCGGCCAGGGCTTGAACCATTCGCTGTTGGCGGGTGATTGGGCCATGGCTGGTTTCGACCTCACGGCGCTGGCGACCGGGCTGTTCCTCGCCTGGACGGCAAACAAGATGCTGCGCATGCCCAAACCGGCCATCAAGCGTGTGCCCCGTGCAGCGAAGGCGACCGTTGAAGCAGCCGAGGTGAATCAATGCTGAGCATTGCCCTGATCGGCTACGCCGGTTTCGCAGGCTTGTGCCTGGCCATGGAAAAGCACTTCAGCGACTTGCTCGGGCGCAAGCCACGTCCGGGCCAGTTGCTCAGGCTGCGCATCGGCGGCTGGTCGTTGCTGGCATTGTCGCTGGTGCTGAGTGTGCATTGGCGCGGTTGGGCCCATGGCCTGGTGGAGTGGGTCGCCGTGCTGATGGCTGGCGCCACGCTGTGGGTGT encodes:
- a CDS encoding PepSY-associated TM helix domain-containing protein, which gives rise to MKEGFRQAMAWLHTWTGLIFGWLLFAIFLTGTLSYFKEEISHWTRPEVRSHALDPVASLGLAQRYLEANAGNAGNWMIRLPNEREAGLSVGWRDPNAGRRGFASKTLDAQTGQPVEARDSRGGDFFYRFHFQLQMPHPWGRWLATFCAFIMLLGLVTGIITHKKIFKEFFTFRPGKGQRSWLDGHNAIGVLVLPFHLMISYSSLVIFMYMVMPASILASYGGNTNGYFNDLFGRDDVPVLANAAAPLVPLESLYAKVQEQVPGARMGYIQVQNPGDRNARVTFAQASADSVAYKRSANWTFDGATGELLTQGEPETTAMMTSFSFVGLHMGNFAGPWLRWLYFVFGVAGTAVIGTGLVMWLGKRQLKHAKSVRMPGELRLVEVLNIASMSGLLLGVAGFFWANRLVPAGLEGRAEWEVNAFFLTWALSLAHATLRPGRRAWGEQLALGALAFAALPLLNGLTTGQGLNHSLLAGDWAMAGFDLTALATGLFLAWTANKMLRMPKPAIKRVPRAAKATVEAAEVNQC
- a CDS encoding DUF3325 domain-containing protein, translated to MLSIALIGYAGFAGLCLAMEKHFSDLLGRKPRPGQLLRLRIGGWSLLALSLVLSVHWRGWAHGLVEWVAVLMAGATLWVFALPYQPRVLLGLAAASLVLGPLLAVWSV